Genomic DNA from Podospora pseudoanserina strain CBS 124.78 chromosome 4, whole genome shotgun sequence:
GTGACAAAGGATGACGGGATCAGGGAGGGGGTCACGCTTGACAAGCTGGCGAAGCTGAAGCCGGCGTTCAAGCCTGATGGGAGGAGCACGGCGGGGAATTCCAGCCAGGTTAGCGATGGggctgcggcggcgctgTTGATGAGACGGAGTACCGCTACTGAGCTTGGGTTGACGGGGCAGATTATGGGCAAGTTTGTTGCTAGTGCTGTTGCGGGGTGCAAGCCGGATGAGATGGGGATTGGGCCTGCGATTGCGATTCCTAAGTTGTTGAACCAGCTTGGGTTGAAGAGTGAGGATGTTGATCGGTGGGAGATTAACGAGGCGTTTGCTTCCCAGGCGCTGTACTgtgtgagggagttggggttggagaaggagttggcGGCTGGCAAGGTCAACCCTGATGGCGGTGCTATCGCGCTGGGTCATCCTCTTGGTGCTACTGGTGCGAGAATGGTCAGCACGCTCATGCATGGTCTCCAGAGGacgggtggtgaggttggtgttgtgagCATGTGCATTGGTACTGGTATGGGTATGGCTGGTGTTTTCGTTCGGGAGTAAGCAAAccaagggggggatgggtgtGGTAGTATAGCGTCCTGTACGATTTAGTGTCTTGGTTAGGTACTGGGTTGGAAAATTGGGAATGGATAATGAAGACATGTGTTTACATTATAAATGTTGCCCTGTATGCTGTGTATAAAAATCACAACGGACCTGTTTCCACTACTCTGGGCATGTGTTCTTGTCGCGACTCCTTAGGCGAGATCACATACGTCATACTATATTTATCCATCTATGGTCGTATAAGACTCAAGATTCAAAGAAGCTATGGTTTCACATAAACGAGCTTGGATTATGAACAGAGAAGACTGGGGTTatcaagaaaagaaaatgcaACATCGTGTTACCTAGGGTGTGATGCTAAAATTGaaaggggggcggggggaacTGTGTTGAGAACATTGAGATATAAAGATCTTCTACAGATTTGGTGGGTAGCATCCGTCCCAACTATGTTAGTGGTTTCTCTGCCACCTTGTTGGCCTCAAAAATTGCATCAGAGTGTGGATGCAGTTGAATAACACGCTAGTCGTCAAACTCATGACTACCCTAGGCAGGTAGGTATATTGTCTCTTTATTTATGGTTCATGGATTCCCAATTTGCTTGTAGCGTTTGTTTAATGATTTCCTTCCCCAATCCCTGACTGCTATACGTATACAGTCTGTCTGTTGGCTATATGGGAATGAGTTGGACCTGCTCTTCCTGTTGAGGGGTGAACGTAAACATTGGCCAAGGCCTGAGCGAAAAATGTTTATTCAACCTACAGAGTATGACAATGGCACATTACCCGGTTCGTGCGACTGGCCAGAGCATCTGGATTAGAGTTGTAAATTCGTCTCCATGCTCCCATGTATCTTATGTTAAATAGGTGCATTCAGACCAATATATTCGAGAAAAGTTCATCAATTAGTCCATTCTACTCATGATACACAAACATAAACTTCCTTGAAAAAGTACTTCCCAACGTCCTGTTTCCGTCACCGCTGGCTTCCTTAACCAAAATCAACACAAATCGGAACAAAAATAGCGGGTATCAAATAAGTCCTCAAACCATTCCCTCCAAGCCAACAATCAACCCtattcccttccccttttcaacGCAAGTAGCATCGCTCGAGTACTTAATCGACGAGAAATAAatcccttctccaccagGACACTAGTAGGTTTTATGCCGCTAGTGTAGCCCTAGTGACTAGCGGTTGGTGatgtcatcctcctctggtTTTCAAGAGGGGATGAAGTGGGCAAAGATATCGAGGGGAGAGGTATGATGTGAAAAGGTTTCggtgaggtgttggtgagatggAGGTCACGGGGCTGTCCCGTGATGTGACTCCTGGCTGGCGAGGGGCGAGTGGTGTAGGGTGTAGTAAGAAAGAGGCGCATTGAGAGCGCTGTCCTCATGTCAAGGCTTCCACCAGGGAAGATGACTGTATCGAGGTGACTGGCGCTTAGACGCACTCGCCGCATTGGGGGTGCTGGCAGTGGACACAGGAGTTGCTGATGACGAGCATAGCTCCGCACTGGCAGCAGCGAGGTTGGTAGGCAGACATTATGGAGGTGTTTGCAAGGGTACTAGCTCGAGGCTGCGATGCTGAACAGAGATTATGTTTGTCTTGATGTTTGAGCAGATGGCAGGACTGGAGCAATGATGGTagggaagagaaagaaaagaagtgcAGCCTAGCTACGCAGTTGGGGGCTACCGAGCTATATACTGAAACTCAAAGGTCAGGACTGCCTTGGGGTGGCAAGTTTCCCCGGAAGGTGTGGGCGTTTGGGTGATGGCTTGGAGGTCGAGGTCGCATGACCACAACGAATAGGAAGCCAGGCTGAGGCCGGTTTCCGGAGAAGCGGGAGATGACTTGGGGTGTCTTTGTTCCCCAGGCGCCCTGTTGACCGAGAATTGTCTTGGAAAACACCCTTGGATCAGCCGCTTTTCTCTGGGAAAATCGTGAGATGGACCTCAAAGAAGGTTCAAAATGGCCTGGTGCGAACTGCAATGTCTCCCACAGTCCATGCAGTGCATCCCCTGGCCGCAGTAGCTTGGGTGTGATCGAAGCTTCCCCGCAGCTAATCAAGCTCTCGGGATTGGCTGCGTCACCAGACTGTCACCAATCAGAGAAAGCCATGAGCTTTCGAGATTTGGTAACGTTTTGTTTCGTGGGGGCTGCCGGAATCCCCCGGAgcgacaccatcaccaccctcaccattCCCAGCCCTGTGGTTCGCCGCCGTCGTGGCCGGCAACTTTCTATTGAGTGGGGGATCGTCCGAATAGGGAAGAAACGACCCCGAAGACCCTGTGGGACACACGATCAAAGAAACGCACTGACGGGACTGACGTGGGTGGTGTATCCGAAAAGATGCCGCCTCGACAATTCCTTTGTCTGTAGGACATGAGGCTCTCATTCTGGGCCGAGAACTGTCGACACGATTATGAGAGAAGCGGGAATGCTGGGTAACTGAGATGAAGCACTGCAGTTCCGATGGGGAGAGATACACGAGGCTCAAACACATGTTCGGCGGCTCACAAGCGTCGGTGACCGAATCAGCACGAAGGAAGAGGGCAGACTTGTTGCATCTCTAAGAAACTGAGATGCTGGAAAAGGCAATGAAGTGAAGTAAGGTGGAATGTGGAGATTGGCTGCCACCCAGCCGGGGCTCGAAATTCCAGCCATACGCAGTTGTGTGGCAGGTGGCGGTATGCTCAGACAATCTCACTCCACTAACCCACCACAAGGCACACACGGCCAACCGTGCCAACCCACACAACAGAGGCAACTTGCAGGATTCGACCCAGGAAGTGGAATTAAAAAGTGCTCCAATCACCCGCCGAGGCATTCCCGTTGGCGTCTCATCCCTCCAGATCTTTTGACTTGGGGTGCCTGTCTTTTCTACTTGCTTGAACAATGCTCAGATGCTAAGAATTAATGCCGATTAGGTTTGCACGAATTCCCAAGGGGGGCAATTCGAGGTCCGAGAAGCCGAGGCCGCATTTACAAATTTGGCTGGTGTTGTCGACGGCTCCCTCGACGTGGCAACGCCGCAATGCCCGCCAACACTTCACCAGCCTCTGCAAAGGAGCGGCCAGGCCCGGCCACGATGAGGACAGCACTACTAGTCAGCCGCCGCATCTCACCGCATCTCCGTTTCCCGAGTATGATGGAACAATAGCGTTCGGAGCTGGTTCCAACCGGCACTTTGAAGGCAGCATTTCAGCCACAGGGTGGAGGAATTCGAGGTAGGCTGTGCTGCCGTATATCCGCCAGCAACAGAATTCCTTCTATGAATGGCTTTTGGCAGTGGGCAATCTCGAAAGCCGTCATCCACTTCGCAGTGGGTCATGCGAGGACTTCCTGACACATGAAAGCGGCACAAGGCATTCCTGATGGCCTCCCGGGATAGGGGCCTCTTGTTTATAGTGATCCTCTAGGTATTCAAAGAAGCTTTATAACCATCTCACTTTTGACGTTGCACATTCAGTCCTCATCTCACCATTCAGACGCCGTCAGCAACTCGACATTGGTGGCCTGCAGCATCTACTCAGCCAGTGATACATACCTCTTTTGATCCTACTGATCCTCCACCTCGCACTCCTATTTAGGCCGCCTTTGCGTTCAGTTCAACACTTTGAGAACCGGGAATATACCTCCTGCCCTCACCTACACACAGAAAAGCCTTTTTTTCCAGCTCAATAACCATCATGGTCCGAATCAATCTTTGTAACTGGGGAAGGACGCCTAGTGCCTCGAATTCGACACTACCCCTGAGAACccgagagaaggaggagctccCAAGATCACAGTCGATGCTTCAGATCCACCCTCTTGAGACCGAAGATGGTGTATTAATCAAGATTGACCCACCCAAAGAACCCGAGCTTGAAGACTTACGAGAACGAAACCATGTGCCTCTTGATTTGGTCCTCTCGATCGATGTGTCAGGCAGCATGGGTGCAGATGCACCTGTTCCAGCAAAGAACGGCACAGAAGGAGAGCATTATGGCTTGTCGGTGCTGGATCTTGTGAGGCACGCAGCCAAGACTATCTTGGAGACATTGGACGATCATGACAGGTTGGGGATTGTGACgttcagcaccagcagcaaggcAAGTTTACGTCTGTGTGCGCCTTGGAGACCTCAAGACTAACAGCTGAAAATAGGTGGTTCGAGAGCTCACATACATGACACCAgccaacaaggccaagatcctCAAGCAGCTTGATGCGTTACAGCCGTTATCTATGACCAATCTGTGGCATGGTATCCGTGATGGCCTCAGTTTGTTCAATAACAATCTCAAGGCAGTCAATGACCGTCGCAACCCTGGCAGTGGCCGAGTACCGGCCTTGTTAGTTCTCACAGATGGCATGCCGAATCACCAGTGCCCAAATCAGGGATATGTGGCCAAACTCAGGCAGTGGAGTACCCTTCCTGCCTCCATTCACACTTTTGGATTTGGGTATAGCTTGCGATCTGGTCTGCTCAAGTCGATTGCCGAGGTCGGCGGTGGCAACTACTCCTTCATTCCAGATGCCGGCATGATTGTAAGTTTTATTATCATTTGGTTTGAATTCAGAGCACTAACGAATACAGGGAACTGTCTTCGTACATGCTGTCGCTAATCTCCAGTCAACTTTCGCAACCAATGCCGAACTCCAGCTCACCTACCCAGCGCCGCTGGAGCTCAGACAGACAACAGGCGATGCCGTggagaaacaacaaccatcttcaccatctgGGGACGACTCTCCCAATAAAACTCTCTACATCTCCCTCGGCAACCTCCAATACGGCCAATCCCGAGAAATCTACCTCAGCTACAACTGCACCTCAGAGTACATCAAGTCCGTCAAGACCAAAAAAAGCTCTACCCCGCTCCCAACCATCACAGTAGTCCTCAAATTTCACGAAGACACCcactccttcaaccccaaccaacccacccgTCTCACCGCCAAACGCAACATCACCGACCACtccgtctccctcccccctgccGAAATAGCCTACCACAtctcccgctcctccctcatctccttcatctccaagTTCTTCCCCCTCGACTTCGAAAACGAGCACCAACCCCTCTCCGACCTCCCCGACGACATCCCGTCCCAACTCACCGCCCTcgtcaactccctccccgccgtgaaatacaccaccacccacccaggCTGcaaatccctcctcatcgaccTCTGCGGCCTCAACATCGACCCCttaaccacccccccctcatcctgGACCGGTCAGATCGCCCTCGCGCTGACAAACACGCAATATTACTTCCGCTGGGGAAAACACTACCTCCCCTCCCTAGCCGGCGCCCACGCCCGCCAAATCTGCAACACCTTCAAAGACGCCGGCCCAAAACAATACGGAGCCCACTCCCCTTTATTCATCACCTGCAGAGACAAATTAGACGACGCGTtcgaccacctccccgccccaaAGCCGAGCAATGCCCTGCCACCAGTCTACGCCCGGTACACCCCCGCCTCTGATTCCCCGCCGGCGTACGACACCCAGGATTATAGAGACGAAGGCTGGAAGTGGGGCAGCGGTGCTGGCAACAGTGGTGATGTATACAACACCGCCAACGTCACAATCAACATGTCAGATTACAATGACGAAGAAGGGGCTTGTTTTGCCGGTTTCACCCTCGTCACGTTGGCAAACGGCAACAGCGTCAAGATTGGTTCTTTGCGAAGGGGGGCAAGGGTGTTGACTCcgaggggagagagaaaggtTGCTGCGGTGATGAAAACCCCCGTGAGAAGAATGGGGATGACAGTTGTTCAGGGGGGACGGCAAAGGTTTTTGGTTACGGGGTGGCATCCTGTTAGGGTTGGGGAAAAGTGGGTTTTCCCGCGGGAGATGaaggcgggggggagggtgaggtatACGGGGTTTATTTACTCTGTTTTGCTTGAAAGGGACGACGACGTGGAGGCGCATGCGATTAtgttgggtgggggaggggtttggggggttacGTTGGGGCATGGGATGACCGGTTCTTCGACTACAGGGGATGATGTGAGGGCTCATGGGTTCTTTGGGGATTATGACATGGTTGGGAGGGCGCTGTCGGGGTTGCAGAGACTGGGTAATGGGTTGGTCCTTGGAGGCGGGGTGGTGAGAGATCcggtggatgggttggtgaatGGGTTCAAGAGGGCTGTGGTCACTCGGACGCCAGGGCCTGTTGCcagagggggttgtgggaagcagaggaggatgatgttgtaCGCTTAGCATTTTGTATCAACAGCACATGCCTAAGTAACACTTATCTTgtatttaaataaatatatgTCGTCATTATCAATATACTTGGTCAGAATGTTGACAGGTGGTCAATGCTATGGAGCGTAACATGTGTGTTCAGTTTGCCAGTTATCGCAAATCAGAGTTTTGATACAGCTCATGCTCAACAGATCTGTATAGGTATGACGCTACCACatatcccatcccaatctGCATCCTTCAAGGTAGGTATCCTTCAGTCAGAGATAAGATAGGTTCCCCACTTGAATCTGCTCCTCCCATTACAAGAATCACCATATCCCTTCCCTTGATATTGTAACAATCCATAAACATGGTCAAGCGCTGGAGTATCTTCAGCTACTCTCGCTTCCCATATTTCTCTGTGAGGTGATCGAGCAGCTCCTCGCCCGTCTTGAACTCCCAAGCATCGCTGCTCTGATCGCTGTTCACAATCGCCTCGACAGCATCAGCAATATCCCAAAAAGCATCGCCGTCAAGGAAAAACAAGATGTAGCAGATCTTGACCTTCTCCGTTTTGAAGGTGTCTGGCTTGTCGCTCCAGGCGCGGGTGATGTCGCGTTTCCAGAGCATAAAGTTGAAATACCGAACATACTTGTTAGGCTCGGAGCCATCAAATCGGGTGGGCTCTTTGGcggtttctttcttttcggTACCGGCCATCTCTTGATCGGGCTTTGTGTCACTAGCTTCGAGGTCGGCAACCTTTCTCTTCAAGTTGCTGATCTCATGATTCAGACTGGCATTCTTGTTCTTCAAATCCCGAATTTGCTTGTTGGAGTATCCAGCCAGCTCATTCCAGATTCCAAGCAGGCTACCCAGGCCGCCAGGACGAGCAatgtgagggtggtggatgttgacTCCCAGATGCTGGAGGACGTCGAGCCTGGAGACGACCTCGGGTTGGACCTCGAGGGTGGCATAGATGTTCTTGTAGAATGGTAGCGCTTTCCGGAGTTCATTACGGACGTCGGCGATGTCCTGAGTGGACCAAGACACTGCATTTAAttgggaggaaaaggattTTGGGGTACCTCTGGGAACAGAGACGGCGCGATTGAACGGGgctgggctggtgatggtagAAGGGGACCCAAAAGACACTTGAACATGAGGGGCCAGCGaatttgggggaggggtcgcGCTGGTGGAAGACATCGCGGGATTGGCTTGGGAATCGACGGTGCCTTGAGGACAGTTCTCAGTCTTGTTGCTGGGAGGCATTTGGAATCCGTTCAAGGGCTTCTGGTCAGAGGCCATCGTGACAGTCAAAGTCAACACACACAAGATGTTGAGCGAGAGAATCGTAGCAGAGAGAAGATGGAAGCCGGGAAATGAGTGGATTCAACCCATGATCAAGCGCGTCACTCTTAAACGGAAGGAACGATGCTCAGACAATAAAGTTCGCGAGGCAGCTAGCTACCAGCCATACTCCGTATGGCCTTCACACCCTGACAAAGGCATGGATGGTACCTCATTATGTCTAGATAGTCATTCATCACAATTCATTCTTATCCAAAGTAATCTGGCGCAGAGAATACTGACGGGATCTCTCCAGAATCAGAGCTGTGGATGCTGTTGCAAATAACagcatggtgttgttgccgctccttcctcggtgttgatgatgttgcagAGTGACAGGGTGCAGGGAGAACAGCTGCTTGCCAACTGGTCTCCACCCCGGCTGCCGCACAGGCCATTTTTGCCGACTGCCCCACTTCCTCTGGTGCGGGCCAATCTGAATTTCACACCGCTTTCATAGGGTTTTCAAGCCCTGCCAAAAATTTGGTGAGCGCCCTTCAAGCAGAGCCACCTCCCAAATTGCATCTTGCACGACCGGTGATACTTTCGACAACAGAGGGACCAGAGGGGCTTGATCCACAACATTCACAATGGTGAGTACCCTCGTTGTTGCAAACGACGGCATCATCGATTGCTGCCGTCGATGGCCCAATTGCTGTTCGTCGATTTACTGACCGAGTCTCTTCGAAATCCAGGCGATCAAGCACAACCAGCAGATTCCCAACAACCGTAAGCAATATTCATCTACACATCCCAGTCCAGCGACCGACAGCGACTCCGAcgagacgatgacgatgccAAACCCGGGCTACGAAGATTTTGGAAGAACACAGCGACTGACATCGAATTTCAGATTTCCGCAAGGATTGGCAGAGGCGCGTGCGGTGCCACTTCGACCAGGTTCGTAATCATCGATCGAGCTGGGGATAGCGGCCGATAATCTCGAAAACACATGGGAACCTCAATTCTGACGTGATGGAAAATATAGCCCGGCAAGAAGGTCACCCGCCGTCTGGCGCGCCGTGCGAAggctgctgccgttgcccCTCGCCCCGTCGACAAGCTCCGCCCCATCGTCAGATGCCCGTGAGTTTATTCCAGCAGCAACGGAGGAATATGTagtggaggatgtggtctAACGAGATTCTGTGCAGCACCATCAAGTATAACCGTCGGACACGCCTCGGCCGTGGTTTCTCCCTCGCTGAGCTCAAGGCTGCCGGTATCCCCAAGCTTTATGCTCCCACCATCGGCATTGCCGTCGACCCCCGCCGTGCCAACCTCTCCGAGGAGTCCCTTGCCGCCAATGTCGAGCGCCTCAAGGCCTACAAGGCCCGCTTGATCGTCTTCCCCCGCAAGTCCAACAAGGTCAAAAAGGCCGACACCCCCAAGGACCAGCAGTCCGGCGAGACCGTCAAGACCATTGCCTCCGCTTTCGGTCTTGGTGCCCCTCTTGCTCCTGGCTTCACCGAGATCTCCAAGAGCGACCTCCCCAAGAACGTCGAGGGCGGTGCCTACAAGGCCCTCCGCAAGGCCAGATCCGATGCCCGCTACCAGGGCATCCGCGAGAAGCGcgccaaggacaaggccgacgaggagaaggccaagaaatAGGCGTCtggttcttctttttgtgtTGGGGTGCAACGGTTAGGAATGATTCCCTGAGGTGTTCATTGGGCTGGTTCTGCTGGTCTGCATTTCTGCTTTTCCCGGTATCCCGGACGGGAACAATAAAACGTTCTCTCTCCATGGCTGTGTAGTTCGGGGGCAGACCCTCGGGTTCGGGCAGATAACACGCATCATAGGGATTTAGAGCATTCACAAAATGAATGGacaaagggaaaaaaaaagcatgATTGATGGCCACACATGATTTTCGGGTGATCAGCGGTAATTGACTGGGTTTTTCTACAAATAATGGTTCAATTATGAATGCTGTTTACATGTTTCGCTGTTACAACGCTGTACAGGTTGTCCCTCTGGAGTTTACTGCCACTGATATACCTCCATCAACTCTGAACAGTCACACATCCAGGCTTTATACGAGATAATAGAAGCGTCCCCCCTCAGGCAAGCCAAACGGGGAGTTCGACCCCCAAGTGTTCACCTCCAACATGGTTCCAGGCGTGGGAGGTCTCGAAGACATGCGCACATATCCCCCAGGTATTTCCTACACCTAGCTCGTCCCCTCCCtatccttcaccaccaactcccctcctctctccaGCACGGCCTCGACCAGCCTCCTCCTAGCAGGTGACATCTGATCTTTGAACATCCCTAGCAACATAGCTATCAGCACTAGGGCATTCTCCCTGTCAACCTTGACCATCCTCTCTGGCTGCTTCTGCGCCTGGGCGTTAGCCTGCTGAGGTTCCAGTCCCAACCCCTGGACCAACTCCGAAACTTcctttgtttctttttcctcaTCATTCTTACcctgcttctcctcttcaagCTCTTCCACTCTGTTGTCACCAGTCCCAAGAAACTTGcccaccatctcatcatcccccgtcGCAGCCTTCACAAGCGCCTTCAAGACCCCCTCTTCCGCTGCCGtgtcttccaccaccttgagcgCCATGTTGGACCCCTCAGGGTGTTGACTCGCCATGAGCGCCAAAACAGTAATTGCATCCGACTTGACAGACGGCCACTTTGCCTGCGTGAGCATCGTCGTAAACGACCCAGCAATAATGTCCGAGTGTGTCTTGTAgaactcctccagctcccccgaGGACCCCAACACCCCAGGATCCTGAGACAAGACTCTACAAACCGCCGAAACCACCGCCCTGGCAGCCTCAAGCTTGGTAGGATCCTCGTTTGGAGAGCCAGTAGCCGAGCGGTACAACAGGTCAAGGTTCGTCCTGTATGTTGCCGTCCCCCCCTGAGAAGATGACTCCGCTGAAGCCAGGCCGTTCTCATCCTTTTCGTCAGAGGCAATCGACACCGGCTTGCAAACTAACCTCACATTCTCCCTACACCCCACAagcaacaacctccccaagctcACAGCA
This window encodes:
- a CDS encoding hypothetical protein (COG:S; EggNog:ENOG503P1BG), whose translation is MVRINLCNWGRTPSASNSTLPLRTREKEELPRSQSMLQIHPLETEDGVLIKIDPPKEPELEDLRERNHVPLDLVLSIDVSGSMGADAPVPAKNGTEGEHYGLSVLDLVRHAAKTILETLDDHDRLGIVTFSTSSKVVRELTYMTPANKAKILKQLDALQPLSMTNLWHGIRDGLSLFNNNLKAVNDRRNPGSGRVPALLVLTDGMPNHQCPNQGYVAKLRQWSTLPASIHTFGFGYSLRSGLLKSIAEVGGGNYSFIPDAGMIGTVFVHAVANLQSTFATNAELQLTYPAPLELRQTTGDAVEKQQPSSPSGDDSPNKTLYISLGNLQYGQSREIYLSYNCTSEYIKSVKTKKSSTPLPTITVVLKFHEDTHSFNPNQPTRLTAKRNITDHSVSLPPAEIAYHISRSSLISFISKFFPLDFENEHQPLSDLPDDIPSQLTALVNSLPAVKYTTTHPGCKSLLIDLCGLNIDPLTTPPSSWTGQIALALTNTQYYFRWGKHYLPSLAGAHARQICNTFKDAGPKQYGAHSPLFITCRDKLDDAFDHLPAPKPSNALPPVYARYTPASDSPPAYDTQDYRDEGWKWGSGAGNSGDVYNTANVTINMSDYNDEEGACFAGFTLVTLANGNSVKIGSLRRGARVLTPRGERKVAAVMKTPVRRMGMTVVQGGRQRFLVTGWHPVRVGEKWVFPREMKAGGRVRYTGFIYSVLLERDDDVEAHAIMLGGGGVWGVTLGHGMTGSSTTGDDVRAHGFFGDYDMVGRALSGLQRLGNGLVLGGGVVRDPVDGLVNGFKRAVVTRTPGPVARGGCGKQRRMMLYA
- a CDS encoding hypothetical protein (COG:L; EggNog:ENOG50), which produces MASDQKPLNGFQMPPSNKTENCPQGTVDSQANPAMSSTSATPPPNSLAPHVQVSFGSPSTITSPAPFNRAVSVPRGTPKSFSSQLNAVSWSTQDIADVRNELRKALPFYKNIYATLEVQPEVVSRLDVLQHLGVNIHHPHIARPGGLGSLLGIWNELAGYSNKQIRDLKNKNASLNHEISNLKRKVADLEASDTKPDQEMAGTEKKETAKEPTRFDGSEPNKYVRYFNFMLWKRDITRAWSDKPDTFKTEKVKICYILFFLDGDAFWDIADAVEAIVNSDQSSDAWEFKTGEELLDHLTEKYGKRE
- the rpl13 gene encoding 60S ribosomal protein L13 (COG:J; EggNog:ENOG503P222) — encoded protein: MAIKHNQQIPNNHFRKDWQRRVRCHFDQPGKKVTRRLARRAKAAAVAPRPVDKLRPIVRCPTIKYNRRTRLGRGFSLAELKAAGIPKLYAPTIGIAVDPRRANLSEESLAANVERLKAYKARLIVFPRKSNKVKKADTPKDQQSGETVKTIASAFGLGAPLAPGFTEISKSDLPKNVEGGAYKALRKARSDARYQGIREKRAKDKADEEKAKK